A segment of the Elaeis guineensis isolate ETL-2024a chromosome 6, EG11, whole genome shotgun sequence genome:
cttctttttctttgatccctCCTCACCTAATTTGTCCATGACTTTATACAGAAAAGCTGAAAGGACGCACCAAGGTGCGGATGATGACAATGATGGTAGATTGAGACAACTTCCAGTTTACCATTCATTGCCTCTTGGCCAATGTCTTCTGGAGGCCTCTTAGAATCTTTGCAAACCACATCATGTTCATGACAAACAGTGCTGTGGGCACCACAAGGCTCAGGAGGTAACCAACTGTATGCATCTGCTTGATCTGTTGACAGATGCGAAGAGTATGACATAATGGACATCATGAATCAATGAAGAATTATTATTTGAGTAAAAGAAGAGGCAAGAATACCTGATCATAGTGAAGATAGATGTGGTAAAATGCGTAGATGAACAAAAATATTCTTGCTGCCTACACAAAGAAACTTACATTCAATTATACAGCCAAACTGTACTCGATTGCAGAACATTAGGAATAACATTTAACAGAAATAAGCTTTAGATCTGGAATTAACTATTTGggagtttaattatttaaacactGTGGCAGCAGTTTAAAGTTTACAAAGTTTCACCAAATGCTAACCGGCTGAAATATACTTATTTCCATGACTTGAAACATTTTTTTAATTGAATAATCAAGAAAACTCcttttgaattaataaaaaaaatacatggtAGGTATAGGATGACCACAATGCCAACACCTGGAGCATGACTTTCATGTATGTTTCTTCCACTCAGCTTTTCAGTTCAAATTCATAGCCTGGAGGTGGACAGTTTTGTAGGTTTGGATGTCCTGGGATAATAATGCCCAACATAACCAAAAAAGTATCCTTCTTTGATATACCTGTTCTACTCCAATATCATCCATTTTCTTTTCCTTACTTGACTGGTGTCAGTGCATGTGCATTGATTTAATTGGACTAAATTTAATTGATCAAGATATTTATTTATTGCTTCATAAAATAAACAAAAGCCATGTTTATCAATCTCAATGCTTctgttcttttgtttcttttcattTCCATTTATTTCTATagaaatccatattttttttaaaaaaagctatAAAATCAAATCATATGTTTAAAACATGACACCATCGTTCAATTGCAtagatcttttcttttctttttccaagTATCTCCTGCTTCTAAAATTTTACAGTTACACAAATTACTTAGGATACGATTAAAGGCCAAAGTGCACACTCACCAATAGAAGGGGAAATAACCTAAGCCCATTTAAATACTTAGCAAGAGGCTGTACACTGACAAGCCTAAAATTCTCCCCTTGTATAGATAATTATGCACTTCAAGAATTGGTGCAACATTTTCTTGTCCTTTTTTTCCTGTTTTTGGCTTTAAAGCTGTGACTTCAAAGGCAATTTGGCAACTGATAGAAGACTAAGCTACCAATGTAGGACTCCTATATAAGTTTACATTATGTGTCATATTAAAAAACACATTTTCTTTTTAAACTAGTAAAAGATTAGTTAGTGTAACTTTTTCTATTTTCAAACTACCcatccatatttttaatttatataatggTAATTCCTTTTTCCAAAATATTGCCCAAAGAAGAAAAGCACGTGAAAGCATATGAGTGCGAAGTTGCTCTATTCTTTTAGATCTGCTATGTCCATGAAATGAGTTTTAGATACCTTTCATTTTACAAAAAACAATAACGAAAGCCATCTCTTCTACTCACCAGCCATGCAAAGAACATCATAACGCCGTTAACAAGATATGCCCTTGACCTTTTCATTCCTGCAGTGTCAAGAAACCTGCACGAAACAGATGCCAAAAAGTCAACAGGTGGAAATACTTGAAATTGTGTTGTTTGATTTCTCTTTCAACAAAATTACCATCGCAAATTAACCACTGGAGTGGTTGTCTCGGATATGAGGACCATAAACGTGTATAGCTGCCCTTCCCCAGATAGCATGGCATAAGCTATTGCACATACTGAAATGAAATGATGGAGAACCTGAAAAAGATATCACCATAGCAGTCTACTGTAACTCTGGAACTAAGTGACCCTCTAGATTGATATGTGAAGTGATAATTAAGATCTATAAGGCTGTGTTTGAGCACAAATGTGTCACATGAAAAGCAACGGTTGACATATAAACCACCAGAGAACATGTCCAAGCTTATATAAGGCTCACAAAGATGACTACTTACATATTCCATTCCACCAAGAGAAGGATATTGCCAAAATATCATGGCAAGGTCTGTGATAAAATACCCAACAGAGACCTGTCAAAATGTAACATTAAATGTAACCTTAAGAAACATATGTTCAGATAGCACAACCAGTAGTATAAACAAAGACATATTGCATGATCGCAAACTAAAAGATAGAGATGTCACCCCCAATGTAAAAGTGGAGAGATTGGAACGTCGAAATGTAAGTAGTCCCTCAAGACGATCAGAGAATAGATCCGAGACGGCCACAAAGTATAATGACATTATCGTGATAAAAATGGCATGTGCACTAGACATACCCCTGCAAAATGGTTCAAATGAATATGAGAAAACAATACAATACGGATGCAGGTAGCCTGTGATTTCTCACCGATTGTTCCACTCAATCCGTTGAATCTTTGTAAGAGAAACATAGCCCTTGTAGTAAAATGGACTGATTAACTGAGTAAGATCATATGCCTGTTTAAGAGAATGGAAGACAGGAAACATAACAGCTTAGATATCtgaaaatctatataaaatcttCTGGAACAATGGATAAAAGAAACATAACCACACTTGGTGAATAGTTCAAACTTCAAAGACCTTCAAAACATAGGAATTTTGATTTGCATACATGTTTAATGGTCTAGTTCATGATCAACAGCGTAGAAATCCAATTTGGATGGCCCATCACTGATTTTTGATGTTAAATTTTTTACTTAACATTTAACATTTAGTGCGTGGTCCAACGCTACATGTACACATCAATAGTTGGGATGAGACTTTATGCTTatggtatgtgtgtgtgtgtgtatacataaatGGATAATGCTTTTGGTTATAGCCCAAAGATTTTCATCAACTATCTAATTATGGCAAGATAGCATAACCTCCCTACCATGGAATGGTCCTGACCCATACTATTTCCAACTTTGCCATTTTCTTCATAGGTCTAGAATTTTGATTCTAAATATGCTGATAACATTTTGTTGACATTGTTATTGTCAAACCAAATTGGTTGACTAGGACTTTTGATATTCATTTACATCAATGCTGCTGTCTATCAATTATCACACTTGCTAAATTAAATATGTTACATCCTATTGTATGATCCTTAGTTAAATTATTTCCATCAACTCCCAGATTTATAAAGTACGATTAGCAGGCATTTTCCACTATATTTCTTAGTTGTTGATAACTACACTTAGAATGAAACAACAAAAGGTAATGAACAGTGCTGTCAAATACGATATGACTCagttcaaaaataaattataatataaagcaGATTTTAGTTACCAGATTATTGACATTCAGAAGCAGAAAATCACAACATTGTTCCATACAAAGCAACTTCAGTTACCATATCTTTTATATAAAGTggctagatcaagaagaaaagattcccttgatttaatataaaaatagaaataattcTTTAAGAAAAGATACATTGGATATTGTACTTGTAGATTGGAAAGTGGATACCAGTGTCACTTCCTCAATGGTTCTTGATAATCCAAACCTTACCATCTTGCAACTCTCTTCTTAAGTCCACTGGTTCcaataattcttttttcaagGAAAGTAATATGGTGTGAAATCAGTACAGTGttaattttataaaagaaaagcTATAATCTCTCCTCAATATATACATATCCATTTTTACGGACAAAAGTACATGCATTTATGATCAATACCCTTCATGTGCAGATGTACATTCACTCCATTTTATCAATAAGAAGAACATGTTAGGTAAGGCAGATGTGGTATACCATCTTGCACATGAAAATGCCCCCAAGCACAGAGGTGCATGGGACAAATGGATCTGCTAGCAGGTACTCTCTAACCAGTACCTGTGCCTGGTACTTATAGGACTTGCTTGCCATCACTGAAGGCTTAGAAACctgcaaaataatatttatcttaACCAAAGGTCTAGCCGGAGAAATATAAGAAAATTCTTTAGGCCATTGAAAGCCAAAAAACACTAACGGGATTTAAAATAACATCATCTAGAGGAACAACTTCATATTCATTATGAAAGAACATAAAGCACAAGAATGAAAAAAAACCCTTGTTAACATTAGTTATAGGCTCATTTTTCACAAAATACACACAAATAACATGCATAAGCATGCACGAACGCACATATGCATGTAGACAGATATAAACAAATATGAGTACTAAACATACAAATGAAAATATCCATTGCAAACGATACTTATGTGCTTGTTTCAAAACGTACATACAAAAATTCCTGCAAGCTGCCTGCTAAACATGCATGCACCAACATGAGGACATATAGAATAAGGCTAGGCCATTTTTGAGAGGAGGTGCACGTGCATGTGTAAGCATAAACTTTGCCGACCCCTCATAATGCCATTAGACCTCTTCTCAAAGGTTCCACCTACCCCCACCTCCACATATCTCGGTCTACCTGGATGCCAGCCGCTAACCCCCTCTTCCAGAGCCCCCTCTAGAACACCTCTCCCCTGCCCCTTTGAGTCTTATTACTGACTCTTTGCAAGTGCATGATGAGAAACATCATTTCCATGTTCAAGCTGAGGATCACATGTCTCCCACCACTAACTAACAGGCCTCGAGTTGCATCTGATTGCAACAGAAAGAGTGCTGCAAGAGGTTGTTAGTTGAAATTTGCTTCAGTCCACTAGTAGGACTGCTAACAACCTGAGTTGTTCATGAGTAGCTAAAGTTTGGCTTAGATAAGTGCTCATTTTGCCTGGTACAACTAGAAAATGAGCCAAGCAACATACTTTTAAAGCTCAGCTCACAAACAAGCCAAGACTGAAAATTAATAGCTTGCAAAAAACAAATGGAGGCTTTCCTTGGCTCGACAAGAAGGGCATCTCAAAGTTTATATGACCCGAGCTAGAGGCCCTATGCATAATAGTGGCTCTATCAACATCTTCGAGGTAACACCTAGTCAGCAATTCAGATAATGCTCAATCATCTATCTCTTCTAACTTCACAACCCCTTTCCAAAAATTAACTATCCTTCTTTGATATGGATCCCAACCTTCTCCAAAGAAACACATTCCTTTTTCGCTAGATTCAAAGGGAaacatctaaaattttgatatgaaGTAGAGCTAGATATTGTGCAAAAAAGCTCTTTGCAATGTAGTTGTCCCACCAAAAGATAAAACTAATTCCCCAACCAGCAAGTTGCTTGAAAAAGTCTCTCAACAACAGGGTCTCAATCATGGCCCGTGTATTCTTGAAGCCCAACACATGATATTAAACTGGGACCATAATAGTTTTGTAAGTTAACAGGTGGAAATTCTTCAGAAGAACTTTCAAAATAATTCAGCTACAAACTAGCCAGCCACTGAAAACAACATCACAAAATTAAACTATATTATAATTGCCAAACATTCATATACACATACTGAAATTATGCTTGGAGGGCTAATCATTAACAACTATGGAAACCCCATAAAAGTAGACAGGCATTTACTCCCCAGCTCATCAAACTACAACCTTTGCCGCAATAAAaagaacaagagaagaaaatgGAGCTACCTACCTGTCACTCTTATTACCACCTCCATCTAAACCATGAGGGAAAGGATTTGTCAACCCAGAAAATCTGAAAAGCAATCCATCTAACCTTGAGGTAGACATGCAGTTTTGATGCAATTAGTCCAACTTCACCTACCCTTGCCTCACAACAAACAAATCTAACCTCAACTAAATTGTTATGGCATTTCCAAATTCATCTTATACCACACCATGGAATAAGCATACAACCGCATGTGTCAAACAACTCAAGCAGCCAAAACGTTATCAGCAATGACTAAATCTTCCAAGAAAGTGCCATGCAAATCTAATTTATCAAGTTCACCTACCTGGTCTCAAATCTAGTCCATAAAGATGTCAGCAACGGGTTTATCTTCTAGGGGAGCATGAGCAACAAACTAACTAGGGTTGATAATGCTTTAGAAATAAGATAATTCTTAACTGAAGCAGATCATTCGAAAACAACTTATGAATTAAGTGCTACTAACCAAGAAACAAAAGCAAAACCCAAGCTAATAATATAAGGGAATCTACACAATTACAAGTGACAGCAACAAGTTCAAAATACCAATAGCGTCTTACTTTCTCGCAACTATTCATTCATGAACTCTAGTCTTAAGGACAGTAATGGTGGGAAAAGCAAGCAAGACATACCCTTACAGCAATTCTCATCTTACATAAGAGATTATTTAATTTCCATTACCTACCAGCCGAGGACAACTGACTGAGGGAATGCTAATAAAACATAGAGCAGGATAAAGAGAATATACAGTTTCAAGTCATAATTAAAACACATGTTGCCGTCGATAAGTAAGCTTATAGACAAAACGAAAGCAACTATATTACAGGAATTTAGTTCGAAATCCATTCATTTCAAGCATATGCATAACCGTGTGTTCCACAACCATGGCAATATAGAATTAAAACAAATGGAACATCGCATTAAATATGTTATGCCAAGAAACTGCTCCTTATTCATCACTAACATTCAATCTTCAAATAACGATGACCGGTAccaaataaaaaaagaattacTTTGTGGCACCTACGAGAGCAGTATCGTATCGTTCCTCCACCTTCTGATTTTCGTACACCTCACAGATGTAAATATTGACATCCAAAATAGATTCTATTCCTAACCAACCATCCACAAATCCCAATCCCACCAACAACAATAATATTCAATACCACACTAGCATCCAAAgacaaataaaataaacaaacccatacatgtatatatatacatccaAATCTTGAAAACGAATCAGGGGGAAAAATAACAATGTTTAAAAAAAATGTTCTTATAAATTTCTCACTATGAAAACCCAAAACAAACATAAAAACCAGACCTTTTACAGAGAATGTAGCGAAGAAAACAAACCCCGATCACCAATCAAGCAAGAAATCGGATCCCAAGCCACGATTTCTCGATTCCAGATCGGAATTACGCAGCTTTTTCCACAAAAGCGACCGAAAAAGAGAAGCGCGACGACAAAAGGACGACGGGAAAAAGAAGGAAGTGAGGGGGCGAAGCGTGATGCCTTGGACTACGGGAATTGGAGGGCGAAAGGATTGGGCAAGGATTGAGATGGATTGGAAGCCAAGGGATGGAAGCGGTCGCAACCATCCGTCGCAAAAGGAGAAACCGGAAGAGATTCCGACAAACACCCCGCAACGTCTCCATCCTCCGTTACCGATCAATAAAAATACTCCCTCCTCCCCCTGGAATCCATTTACGAAAGCTACCGGATCAACCTTTCGGCCTTCTTCCAGTACTTGCAGTCTTCTCCTCGTGGGCCCACCAACCCATGGCATGGATGGACAGGATATGGTGATGTTCCAGTATTATGGAATGCATGGCCTACGGTTGGTGTCTTACCCACGGAATGGCTCAGATGGATGGCTTTTTCAGACAGGGTGGAGATAAGGACCCAATGGGGTCGAAGGAACCCAGCCTCAATTAGTTCCTTTCTGAATCATTGGGCCTGCAATCTTTCGTTATTTTATTCATTtttggaaaatattttttttttaaaagattttagtTAATTGTTGCCGTAGTTGTTGGGTTGGTTTTCTTGTGGCGGCACGGGATTGTTGCAGCACGCCACATAATCTTCTTTGCAAGGGACACATGACCATGACAAATCACATGCATAGCCTTAACCTCTTTTGTTAAAAGACAAGCTTCAAAAGGTTTCATTTTTCAGCGATTATTGGTTGGTCTATATTTGGAAACTTGGATACATAAGAATGTATGATGCTTGATCTAACACATTAAGAACACTTTACATTTCTAAGCTATAGCAATATGATAAGACCGGCatgtaatatcaaaaaaatcataaACCGGATCAAGCTAGTTGAATTTTCACATGGAATTGGAAATGCATTTAAATGAACTAAGAAGCTAGAAATGCATTTGAACTAACTAACAAACATTGAAATTATGATAAATAGTGGCCCAGTGTATATTCAAACAGTTGTTTGATTTTGATCCTCTCAACTGCTgagataattttttgattttaataattacaagtgataaaaaatatatctatgttatttaaaaagtaatatttgcttcatattttaataatc
Coding sequences within it:
- the LOC105034941 gene encoding uncharacterized protein yields the protein MASKSYKYQAQVLVREYLLADPFVPCTSVLGGIFMCKMAYDLTQLISPFYYKGYVSLTKIQRIEWNNRGMSSAHAIFITIMSLYFVAVSDLFSDRLEGLLTFRRSNLSTFTLGVSVGYFITDLAMIFWQYPSLGGMEYVLHHFISVCAIAYAMLSGEGQLYTFMVLISETTTPVVNLRWFLDTAGMKRSRAYLVNGVMMFFAWLAARIFLFIYAFYHIYLHYDQIKQMHTVGYLLSLVVPTALFVMNMMWFAKILRGLQKTLAKRQ